Proteins found in one Larimichthys crocea isolate SSNF chromosome I, L_crocea_2.0, whole genome shotgun sequence genomic segment:
- the prps1b gene encoding ribose-phosphate pyrophosphokinase 1 isoform X3 — protein sequence MELLIMINACKIASASRVTAVIPCFPYARQDKKDKVGSRAPISAKLVANMLSVSGADHIITMDLHASQIQGFFDIPVDNLYAEPAVLKWIKENIPEWKNCTIVSPDAGGAKRVTSIADRLNVDFALIHKERKKANEVDRMVLVGDVTDRVAILVDDMADTCGTICHAADKLISAGATKVYAILTHGIFSGPAISRINNACFEAVVVTNTIPQEEKMKHCPKIQVIDISMILAEAIRRTHNGESVSYLFSHVPL from the exons ATGGAGCTCCTCATAATGATTAACGCCTGCAAGATTGCCTCTGCCTCCAGGGTCACGGCTGTCATCCCTTGCTTTCCGTACGCGCGTCAAGACAAGAAGGACAAGGTGGGG AGCCGTGCGCCCATCTCTGCCAAGTTGGTGGCCAACATGCTGTCGGTGTCAGGCGCGGACCACATAATCACTATGGACTTGCACGCCTCACAGATACAG GGATTCTTTGATATTCCTGTTGATAACCTGTATGCAGAGCCAGCTGTGCTGAAATGGATTAAAGAGAACATCCCTGAATGGAAAAACTGTACCATTGTCTCACCTGACGCAGGAGGAGCCAAGAG GGTCACCTCAATAGCAGACAGGTTGAATGTGGATTTTGCTCTTATCcacaaggagaggaaaaaggcaaATGAGGTGGACCGCATGGTACTTGTCGGAGATGTGACGGATCGGGTTGCCATTCTAGTCGATGACATGGCTGACACATGTGGTACAATCTGCCATGCTGCTGACAA ATTAATTTCTGCTGGTGCCACCAAGGTGTATGCCATCCTAACCCATGGCATCTTCTCTGGCCCAGCTATCTCACGCATCAACAATGCTTGCTTTGAAGCTGTGGTGGTCACTAATACAATCCCtcaggaggagaaaatgaagcatTGTCCCAAAATACAG GTTATTGACATCTCAATGATCCTCGCAGAGGCAATCCGTAGAACTCACAACGGCGAATCCGTGTCGTACCTGTTCAGCCATGTCCCCTTGTAA
- the prps1b gene encoding ribose-phosphate pyrophosphokinase 1 isoform X2 has protein sequence MPNIKIFSGSSHPDLSQKIADRLGLELGKVVTKKFSNQETCVEIGESVRGEDVYIVQSGCGEINDNLMELLIMINACKIASASRVTAVIPCFPYARQDKKDKSRAPISAKLVANMLSVSGADHIITMDLHASQIQGFFDIPVDNLYAEPAVLKWIKENIPEWKNCTIVSPDAGGAKRVTSIADRLNVDFALIHKERKKANEVDRMVLVGDVTDRVAILVDDMADTCGTICHAADKLISAGATKVYAILTHGIFSGPAISRINNACFEAVVVTNTIPQEEKMKHCPKIQVIDISMILAEAIRRTHNGESVSYLFSHVPL, from the exons ATGCcgaatattaaaatattcagcGGTAGCTCGCATCCGGACCTGTCTCAGAAAATAGCAGACCGCCTGGGTCTGGAGCTCGGGAAGGTTGTGACCAAGAAATTCAGCAACCAAGAAACGTG TGTGGAGATAGGGGAGAGCGTCCGTGGAGAAGACGTCTACATCGTCCAGAGTGGCTGTGGGGAGATCAATGACAATTTGATGGAGCTCCTCATAATGATTAACGCCTGCAAGATTGCCTCTGCCTCCAGGGTCACGGCTGTCATCCCTTGCTTTCCGTACGCGCGTCAAGACAAGAAGGACAAG AGCCGTGCGCCCATCTCTGCCAAGTTGGTGGCCAACATGCTGTCGGTGTCAGGCGCGGACCACATAATCACTATGGACTTGCACGCCTCACAGATACAG GGATTCTTTGATATTCCTGTTGATAACCTGTATGCAGAGCCAGCTGTGCTGAAATGGATTAAAGAGAACATCCCTGAATGGAAAAACTGTACCATTGTCTCACCTGACGCAGGAGGAGCCAAGAG GGTCACCTCAATAGCAGACAGGTTGAATGTGGATTTTGCTCTTATCcacaaggagaggaaaaaggcaaATGAGGTGGACCGCATGGTACTTGTCGGAGATGTGACGGATCGGGTTGCCATTCTAGTCGATGACATGGCTGACACATGTGGTACAATCTGCCATGCTGCTGACAA ATTAATTTCTGCTGGTGCCACCAAGGTGTATGCCATCCTAACCCATGGCATCTTCTCTGGCCCAGCTATCTCACGCATCAACAATGCTTGCTTTGAAGCTGTGGTGGTCACTAATACAATCCCtcaggaggagaaaatgaagcatTGTCCCAAAATACAG GTTATTGACATCTCAATGATCCTCGCAGAGGCAATCCGTAGAACTCACAACGGCGAATCCGTGTCGTACCTGTTCAGCCATGTCCCCTTGTAA
- the prps1b gene encoding ribose-phosphate pyrophosphokinase 1 isoform X1: MPNIKIFSGSSHPDLSQKIADRLGLELGKVVTKKFSNQETCVEIGESVRGEDVYIVQSGCGEINDNLMELLIMINACKIASASRVTAVIPCFPYARQDKKDKVGSRAPISAKLVANMLSVSGADHIITMDLHASQIQGFFDIPVDNLYAEPAVLKWIKENIPEWKNCTIVSPDAGGAKRVTSIADRLNVDFALIHKERKKANEVDRMVLVGDVTDRVAILVDDMADTCGTICHAADKLISAGATKVYAILTHGIFSGPAISRINNACFEAVVVTNTIPQEEKMKHCPKIQVIDISMILAEAIRRTHNGESVSYLFSHVPL; the protein is encoded by the exons ATGCcgaatattaaaatattcagcGGTAGCTCGCATCCGGACCTGTCTCAGAAAATAGCAGACCGCCTGGGTCTGGAGCTCGGGAAGGTTGTGACCAAGAAATTCAGCAACCAAGAAACGTG TGTGGAGATAGGGGAGAGCGTCCGTGGAGAAGACGTCTACATCGTCCAGAGTGGCTGTGGGGAGATCAATGACAATTTGATGGAGCTCCTCATAATGATTAACGCCTGCAAGATTGCCTCTGCCTCCAGGGTCACGGCTGTCATCCCTTGCTTTCCGTACGCGCGTCAAGACAAGAAGGACAAGGTGGGG AGCCGTGCGCCCATCTCTGCCAAGTTGGTGGCCAACATGCTGTCGGTGTCAGGCGCGGACCACATAATCACTATGGACTTGCACGCCTCACAGATACAG GGATTCTTTGATATTCCTGTTGATAACCTGTATGCAGAGCCAGCTGTGCTGAAATGGATTAAAGAGAACATCCCTGAATGGAAAAACTGTACCATTGTCTCACCTGACGCAGGAGGAGCCAAGAG GGTCACCTCAATAGCAGACAGGTTGAATGTGGATTTTGCTCTTATCcacaaggagaggaaaaaggcaaATGAGGTGGACCGCATGGTACTTGTCGGAGATGTGACGGATCGGGTTGCCATTCTAGTCGATGACATGGCTGACACATGTGGTACAATCTGCCATGCTGCTGACAA ATTAATTTCTGCTGGTGCCACCAAGGTGTATGCCATCCTAACCCATGGCATCTTCTCTGGCCCAGCTATCTCACGCATCAACAATGCTTGCTTTGAAGCTGTGGTGGTCACTAATACAATCCCtcaggaggagaaaatgaagcatTGTCCCAAAATACAG GTTATTGACATCTCAATGATCCTCGCAGAGGCAATCCGTAGAACTCACAACGGCGAATCCGTGTCGTACCTGTTCAGCCATGTCCCCTTGTAA
- the LOC104923204 gene encoding solute carrier family 25 member 53 encodes MTGNPDHKQDEEGLKDSIVRFQSYLHGGTSSLLSTLPTLIVFPVYKTVFRQQIHNTPVHQAVGQLYKEGPAKLYRGVAPPLLMRTLNGTLLFGLQDTLLLQLSHSSQNVISTAALPALAGFGAGIVEAVIFTPFERVQNVLQNGKNDPHLPTLKSVLVRLKDQRLALGYYRAFLPVTARNALGSSLYFGLKGPMCAVVAGQGLSPMISSFISGTMTSMAISLALYPLSVLVANMQAQVGWEVKGVMACWRVLWQSRQRSVALLYRGGSLVILRSCITWGITTAIYDRQQKSSG; translated from the coding sequence ATGACAGGAAATCCTGACCATAAGCAAGATGAAGAGGGCCTTAAGGACTCAATAGTTCGTTTCCAGAGCTACTTGCATGGAGGAACCTCCAGCTTGTTATCGACCCTCCCTACCCtcattgtgtttcctgtctaCAAAACTGTTTTTCGTCAACAAATCCACAACACCCCAGTTCACCAGGCAGTGGGACAGCTCTACAAAGAGGGACCTGCAAAGCTCTACAGGGGCGTGGCCCCACCATTGCTGATGAGGACACTGAATGGCACATTGCTCTTTGGCCTGCAggacaccctcctcctccagctctcccATTCATCCCAAAATGTCATCTCCACCGCTGCCCTGCCTGCTCTGGCAGGGTTTGGTGCGGGTATAGTAGAAGCTGTGATTTTCACCCCCTTCGAGCGCGTCCAGAATGTGTTGCAAAACGGCAAAAATGACCCCCATCTTCCCACCCTGAAGAGCGTTCTTGTTAGGCTAAAGGACCAGAGGCTGGCCTTAGGATACTACAGAGCTTTCTTGCCCGTCACAGCCCGCAACGCTCTTGGCAGCTCTCTCTACTTTGGCTTGAAGGGGCCAATGTGTGCTGTCGTGGCGGGACAGGGGCTCTCTCCAATgatctcctccttcatctcagGAACGATGACCTCCATGGCAATCAGCCTGGCTCTTTACCCGCTGTCTGTGCTCGTGGCAAACATGCAGGCACAGGTGGGATGGGAGGTCAAAGGGGTCATGGCTTGCTGGAGGGTGCTGTGGCAATCTCGGCAGCGGAGTGTGGCTCTCCTGTACCGAGGAGGTTCTCTGGTTATTTTGAGATCATGCATTACATGGGGAATCACGACTGCTATCTATGACAGGCAGCAGAAAAGTTCAGGGTGA